The Lycium barbarum isolate Lr01 chromosome 12, ASM1917538v2, whole genome shotgun sequence genome includes a region encoding these proteins:
- the LOC132621337 gene encoding zinc finger CCCH domain-containing protein 41 has product MELKASSAMPVFSTSDCDSNPEEKEISDDDDRNHKHRRRETSSPSAEREALEPVLSRSFRKRNKPFENGHPYQEGDSHWGDTRFGKRRGMGSFARTPSDSYQRMRLNQSLSGHAGPGRGRGRESGAWGPCESRFSTIDIASQLVPPLLYTGRGVQNVSSGPSSSWNAFGMVPGIPNGGFDTLHTLGLQGTLRTALNPAMSMGIPRQMCRDFEERGFCLRGDMCPLEHGVNRIVVEDVQSLSQFNLPVSLPNAHMLGPNTAQGSLPTVGPSSSSASGKALHRKGINPPVIESGLGMTDTFGSDSMVGGADFYDPDQPLWSNDHPATSAALLDVNRSKIDDMGPLLNADSSDQDQVGLYDGYKLERLDRGAGAASGSQSVWGRISSSKNKLESFSGTQSVTHHGKKTNVDTIDPQMMESSSEPQSSPGGNMRKPSQKALRTLFVRGIPQKDNKPEALLSHFQKFGEVIDIYIPVNGERAFVQFSKREEAEAALKAPDAVMGNRFIKLFWANRDRIMDGVNGSSNLPHSGTPSTVPPHLSVPHKRKDNLRTVAPKTAENAFVPLATCDLPKSVAQNGPKTTPALQKKLETLELLKEEMRKKQEMLDQKRNEFRRKLDKLEKQAVVVKDEAVPDQAVKKPKGGTVSTTGEVESSSPVEPSNAVSSPHAEATPFNSRSTESAEPSCSKSSSIVTEQESSNLKQSIRPLAPVGAPFILNRYKLDNRPTAFKILPPLPSGLANVDVLKEHFSTFGDLPSVELEDVQPQDCNNGSEVQSTSARISFRSRRSAERAYLNGKCWQGQTLQFMWLQSSNSAKDTGVGENVTPASKQPSDANGQSIANNCLAGSQEEGSGAGNGEPENQERREDE; this is encoded by the exons ATGGAGCTTAAAGCTTCATCTGCAATGCCGGTATTTTCAACATCTGATTGCGACAGTAATCCCGAGGAGAAAGAAattagtgatgacgatgatcgTAATCACAAGCATCGTAGAAGGGAAACAAGTTCACCGTCTGCAGAGAGAGAAGCTCTTGAACCAGTTTTAAGTAGATCATTCAGGAAAAGGAACAAGCCGTTTGAAAATGGGCATCCGTACCAGGAAGGAGATTCTCATTGGGGTGATACTAGGTTTGGTAAAAGACGAGGAATGGGTTCTTTTGCCAGGACACCTTCAGATTCATATCAGAGGATGAGGCTAAATCAGTCTCTTTCTGGTCATGCCGGTCCTGGTAGAGGTCGAGGAAGAGAATCTGGTGCTTGGGGTCCCTGTGAATCTAGGTTCAGCACTATTGATATTGCATCTCAATTGGTTCCACCTCTTCTTTATACTGGAAGGGGGGTGCAAAATGTTTCTAGCGGACCGAGTTCGTCGTGGAATGCTTTTGGAATGGTTCCAGGAATACCCAATGGTGGTTTTGATACACTTCATACCCTTGGTTTACAGGGAACACTTAGGACAGCCTTGAATCCTGCCATGAGTATGGGCATTCCAAGGCAAATGTGTAGAGACTTCGAGGAGCGTGGATTTTGCCTAAGAGGAGATATGTGCCCACTGGAGCATGGAGTAAATCGTATTGTTGTTGAAGATGTTCAG AGCCTTTCTCAGTTTAATCTTCCTGTTTCGCTTCCCAATGCTCATATGCTGGGACCAAATACTGCACAAGGATCTTTACCTACAGTAGGCCCCTCTAGCTCATCAGCTAGTGGAAAAGCTTTACATCGAAAAGGTATCAACCCTCCTGTGATTGAAAGTGGATTAGGTATGACTGATACTTTTGGTAGTGATTCTATGGTTGGGGGAGCTGATTTTTATGATCCTGATCAGCCTTTATGGTCAAATGATCATCCTGCAACTTCAGCAGCACTCTTGGATGTAAATCGGTCTAAAATTGATGACATGGGGCCTTTGCTGAATGCGGACTCCTCTGATCAAGATCAGGTTGGGCTGTATGATGGCTATAAACTTGAGCGTCTAGATAGAGGTGCTGGAGCAGCTTCAGGATCTCAAAGTGTGTGGGGAAGAATCAGTAGTTCAAAAAATAAGTTGGAATCATTTAGCGGCACTCAGAGTGTAACCCATCATGGTAAGAAAACAAATGTAGATACCATAGACCCGCAAATGATGGAATCATCATCAGAGCCCCAAAGTAGTCCTGGAGGCAATATGCGAAAACCATCTCAAAAGGCACTTCGTACGCTATTTGTAAGAGGGATTCCTCAAAAAGACAACAAACCAGAAGCCCttctttcacattttcaaaaattTGGGGAGGTTATTGACATCTACATCCCGGTGAATGGTGAACGAGCTTTTGTTCAATTTTCTAAGAGGGAAGAAGCTGAGGCTGCTTTAAAAGCACCAGATGCTGTGATGGGAAACCGCTTTATAAAGCTTTTCTGGGCAAACAGGGATAGGATTATGGATGGAGTAAATGGTAGTAGTAATTTACCCCACAGTGGGACCCCCAGTACAGTTCCACCCCATCTATCTGTTCCTCATAAAAGAAAAGACAATTTGCGGACAGTAGCCCCAAAAACTGCTGAAAATGCTTTTGTTCCATTAGCCACCTGTGATCTGCCCAAGTCTGTGGCTCAGAATGGTCCCAAAACCACACCAGCTTTGCAAAAAAAGCTGGAAACTCTAGAACTTCTGAAGGAAGAAATGCGCAAGAAGCAGGAGATGCTTGACCAAAAGCGGAATGAGTTCCGACGCAAGTTGGATAAACTTGAGAAGCAA GCTGTGGTTGTAAAAGATGAGGCAGTGCCAGATCAGGCTGTGAAGAAACCAAAGGGAGGAACAGTTTCCACCACTGGTGAAGTGGAAAGTTCAAGCCCCGTAGAACCTAGTAATGCTGTGTCATCACCACATGCTGAAGCAACACCATTTAATAGCAGATCTACAGAGAGCGCCGAACCCAGTTGTTCTAAATCATCTTCGATTGTCACAGAGCAGGAATCTTCAAACTTGAAGCAGTCAATCCGTCCATTGGCACCAGTTGGCGCACCTTTTATCTTAAATAGATACAAACTAGATAACAGACCCACCGCATTCAAGATCCTTCCACCTCTGCCAAGTGGTCTGGCAAAT GTTGACGTCCTGAAGGAACATTTTTCTACATTTGGTGATCTTCCTTCTGTTGAGCTGGAAGATGTGCAACCTCAAGATTGTAATAATGGCTCAGAGGTGCAAAGTACATCTGCTAGGATATCTTTCCGATCACGTCGGTCTGCTGAAAGAGCATATCTGAATGGTAAATGCTGGCAAGGCCAAACTCTGCAATTTATGTGGTTGCAATCCAGTAATTCTGCAAAGGATACTGGTGTTGGAGAAAATGTCACCCCAGCTTCAAAGCAGCCTTCAGATGCTAATGGGCAATCCATTGCAAACAATTGTCTGGCTGGTTCGCAGGAGGAAGGAAGCGGGGCAGGGAACGGTGAACCTGAAAatcaagaaagaagagaagatgaaTGA